Within Capra hircus breed San Clemente chromosome 7, ASM170441v1, whole genome shotgun sequence, the genomic segment AATTGTAACTTCCTGAGAATTGAACCTTGGTTTCCTACCCTAATTGATTGAGGAGAGGCTCTTTGTTTGATGGTGTGTACAAACTTAACTGAAAGGGACTTTTATAGGCAGGGACTTTTTCCACCTCCATCCATCACCTCTTTTACACAAAAAGTAGTCTGCAGGGTGTGGTAGCTGTTTCTTTTGTGCCATTTTGGGGTGGAGAAGTTGTGATGAAGCCAATAATTCAGGACTTAATTCCCTCTCATGTTGTGGTTTTTTTGCCCTTGCACCAGAGTATGAAATAGCTTCTAAGAGCCCCAGCTGCAAGCTGGCAAGAGTCTCTGTGACTGTAATCACATGGTGACAACACTCAGAATCTAAATTGGACTTCTGTTGTATTCTCGCcactaaagtttattttttagcaGTTTAATGGGTACATTTTAGAGTTCCATTTTGTGTGGAATTAGATTCTCCCCGTCAAATGCTGTAATTAACATCActtaaaataaaacttgaataAAATATTGAAACCTTATCCTTCTTTGGTTGTCTTTATTAATAAAAGTGTAAATAAACAGGGCTTATGTTTATCTTGTTTCTCAGCCTCTTGCTGTGgttatgtgtgtgtgatatttttggttttctattgctgcataacaaattaccacaaatttagtggcttaaaacaatacttACTTATTTCACAGGTATGTCAGTCAGAAGTCTAAGCACTAGTACCTGGGCTCTCTTAAGATTCTCACAGTGGTGAAATGAGGATGTCAGCCAAACTGTGTCTTCATCTTGGGCTTGGGGTCTTCTTCTAGGCACATATGGTTGTAGCAGAATTCAGTTTTCTTTAGTTCTAAGACAGTGGtttctattgatatttctttgCCAGCCATCAGCTAGGGGCTGCTTCAGCAAACACAGACCATCTGCATTCTTTGCCACGTGATCTTCGCCATTTTGAAAGCTGGAACCGCTGGAACAGAAAAATTTCACCAGCAAATCCTTGCCACACTTCTTATTTCCTCCAAAAGAGCCCAAACACCTAATtctcaaaaaattttatttttaaaattaagatataattggcatataacattatgttagtttcaggtgtacaacaaatgatttgatatttgtatgtattgtgaAATAATCACCATACCTGGATGTCCAGTTAACATCCATTACTTGTACAGAATTGTTTTTTGCTTGTGATgagaagttttcttttcttttttttaatgtttttatttatttattggacatgtggcatgtgggatcttagttccccaaccagggatcaaacccatgccccctccattgggagctcagagtcttaaccactggaccaccagggaagtccctgatgagAAGTTTTAAGACCATTAATTATGGTCACATTACATTATGGTACGTTACATCCCCATAACTATTTTATAGTGTCCTAATCCTTTCAAGGGCTCACCTGATTAGGTCAGGTCCACTGAGGATAGTCTCCCATTAAAGTCAACTGTCCACATAGCATAACCTAATCACAGGAGTGCTAGCTCACATTCACCTGTGCCTCCCAAAGGCAGGGGATCATATAAAGGTATGGATCACCGGGGATGGATTCTGccatatgtatttaaaaataacatgtgGACTTCAAGCATTTACAAAACATGAATAGAATAGTAACTCTGCATGTGTATTACTCAGCTTCATCAAATGTAAACTTTTTTCCTATTCAGCGATAAATGGTTTTAGGCAGAATTCCCTTTTATGGATGTTTGGAAGTGGCAATTCCAAACAGGTATCAGATTTACTTTTAGCAAACTGGTCACCCCAAACCTGCTGGCCTCAGTATTTGTCATATTTCATTAGGTTCATAAAGACCTGCAGCTATTTCAAAGAGAACTTTGTTAAATGTGTTCAGAGACTGTGGTGCATAAAGCTTGTTGGGTACATCCAGTCAGATGCTAGGGACAGTAATGATATTTTGAAAGGTACAAAGGGCTCTCTGAGCGAATATTTTCCATCTGTATATTGTCTGTTGCATGCAGCATGTCAGAATATTGTGCAAAATGCCCTGAGTTCATGATACACCAGTAGAACTGAAACAATCTAGTACGGGGACAAAGGAacaaaggggacaaaaaagaggACTGAAGGTGTTTATTACAGGAAAAAGGCTTGATTAAGCCCGAATCTCCCAACATGCAGATGCTACAATTGAGACTTATTGGTAAAACTGAGTGATGGTTTTTGTACTCACAGAGGGAAAGCTCTAGGGGAACTTGGGAGGACTTTGAACCCTGGCTACCCTGAAAGTTTTGCAATAAGGGTACCATTCAGTCTGTTTGGGCTTGTGGCTGGCTTGGGGAAATGAATAGATGAATGACCTTTTAGTTTTCTTAACACAGAGTTTGTGTGTTTCCAAGCGGTCACCAGGGCCAGATAAATGTTAAGGGAAACCAGATTCAGGAGAACACAGGCCCTCTCTCCTCAGAGAGGCAGCTCAGCTGTATACGGGGGGAAGAGCAAGCTTCTTAGGGAATCATGGAGACCCGAGTGGAGAAGCTGTGGGGTAAAATAAATGTCTTGTTTCATGACACGATTTTCCTGTAAATCAATCAAATGTAATTTTATGACCTGAAGCCTACACACATTTATTAAGAAACCATTCTCAGAACACACAGACCACAGCATTATGGCTGGGGCCTCAAGGGAACTTCTGGAAGCTTctaaatttgcattttcatatacTGGGGGTTTTAAGTTACAGGATTTAAAAACAGAAGCTTACTCCTCTTTCCTAGCCcacttctctgcttttccttcatAATACCTTTACCATTATATAGTATGTATTTTACACTGTAGCCTCCctcacaagaaaagaaattctaCAAAGGTGGGGAGTTTCTTTCAGTGCTGTATACTGAAATATGAGGAGGTGCTAAGTATTTGTTGAAGTAATAAATGGTTATGGggaaaggtaaaaaataaaacattaacctAAAATTCCACCACCCATTCTTAATATTtatgtttcctttgcctttgggaggaggagggcagTTACTTCTCTTTTGGGATCACTCTATTACGAAGCTGAATACttataaaaattttctaaaacaatTAGCTGTATAGTAGCCCATCACGTGAGAGAGAGAGTCTTCACACCTTACAAATTACATCCTTAGTTTGCAGCCGACTTTGAGGTGCTCCCCCTTGCCCCAAATCCCACTGTACCTCTCCTTTCTCGTTTCCAGAACTCCATTCCTGGCCGCGGCGTCATCACGCTGGGACGCAAACGCCTACGGACGCCGCGATGCTTTACGCAATGTCTGACGTCACGACGCAGAGCCTAGCAACCGCGCAGGCTCGGGGCCGAGACCGTTATGGCTGCCGCCGCCCGGAGAAGGATGAGCGGCGCCGAGCAAGCAAATCTGCTGCCCAGGCCAGGTGTCCAGGTCCCCGGAGGGCTGGCGCGGCCGCTGGTCCTGGCCCTCCTGCTTGCATCCGCCATCATGCCCAGTGGTAAAGGGGGCGCGGCGGCAGGGCGGGCGCGGGAAGACGGTGCGGGCCCCGGCGCGGAACGCCAAGACGGCCCCCCCCAGGGAACGGGCGATTCCGAGTGCCCGGAGCAGGTGGCGGTATCAATAGGGGCAGGGTCTCTACAGCCCTGGCGAGGCTGTCTGAAGGGGTCTGTGAAGGTAGGGTCTTTAAGAGGCCTCAGAAGTGGGCTTGAAAGCTCCGGGCACTCGGGCAGCTAGTGTGTAGATGGGCGGGGAAGGAGGAGTGGCCGTGGTGTCGAGAGAGTCTTGAAGAATGGGTTGCTACAGAGAATGGCTGTGCTACGGTCTCCAAAATTCCTTGGAGGTGTggagtaaaaaaacaaaaaacacaacgcACAACTGTAAGAGCTGTGAGTTGAGTTTATAATGTCTTACTAAAGGTTGTAGCGGGCGGAGCCAGCTTTTCAGTTCTGAGCAATTGTTCGAAGAGGTCGAGAGAGGAGCCcgaatatatatgaaaaaaatttttttttttttttgctgggacATGTAGTCGAACATCAAAAAATTATTGCTAATAACAACAGACCTGAAGGTTATAATTCTAGTACTTTTCTCTATATGGGAAGACACAGGAATCTGGGGTTATTGAAGTTTTTCCTTAAAGAGGCATTTCCTTAGATAGGACCCGTATATCAAGGCAGAATACTTCATCCTGTTTTTCtgtcctgaattcccctcaggcCCACTGTGATGGGTACTTGCAGTGACTAATGGCTTGATTCTTGTGGAACTGGAATGGCACacagcttctttttttctttatagagaTGGGAGGTTAGGAGGGTCTAGAAGAGAGGACCGAGGGGAGAGGTGCTGAAGAGTTTAGAAGGTGTGGTATCCAGAGAGAGTCCCTAGGTCAGGGGTTGGTGCCCAGGGGTTTAGCTGGGCCAAGGGACGGTGAGATCAGCCATAAAGACGAAGGTGGTTAGGGGTAGTGACTGGACTGAGCTGATGGAATATTTTGGAGAGCAAAAGGGAAAAGAACTATCTTTGAGTACTGTTGCCTCTCTGAGGACTGGGAGGTTCTGGTGCTTGGTAAAGAGCCAGAATGCTAGAGTGTTGGACTTCTGAGGGGCTTAGGAGGACAGGAGTTCTGGGACAAGTGAGACTCTTTGTAAACATAGTCCCCCTTCTCTGTGTCCCTCTGTGTCCTAGatagccctgcttcattttgatgAATCTGTAGGATTTAAGcgtttcttttttagttttttgagtcaTGATtgacatattagtttcaggtgtacagcataataatTTGATGTTTGTATACAGAggtcaccacagtaagtctagttgcCATCCAGCACCCTGCATCgttaacaaaaattttttttcttatgatgaggactttgaagatttactttcttagcaactttccagtatgcagtattattaattatggtcaccatgctgtacattgcaTCTGCAtgccttatttaatttataattggaagtttgtatcttttgattcCTTTCACCTCCACtctctccccctgcctcccccaccattttgttttctgtatctatgagtttagcttttttgttttgttttttaaatgccacatgtaaatgaaatcatgatatttgtctttctcttactgACATATTGCACTTTAGTGTAATGCCCTGAATATCCACTCACGTTGTTGCGGATGGCAAGATTCCATTCTCTTATGTCTGAATGATAATTCATCCTGTATATATacctcaatttctttatccattcgttgATTCATGAGCTCCttggttgtttctgtatcttggctattttaaataatgctacaTGATTAAGTACTCCTTTTCTTAGAAATGTTACATTGTTAATCAAAATATTGAAGGCCTTATTGAGAAATGAAACCTGTAAACCATGTTCTGAGACTTGGGAGGAACAAATGCACTAATAATTTATAATGCATTTAAGCAGTATCTTGTGTAGTAGCTCCTTTTTATTTTCAGGCCGAGGCACAATCCTTATGCCTAAATCTTTTCTGAGTTCAGATGAAAAACAGTATGAGTAGGATAGTGTTCACTTACTTGCCAGCGGGTCTGTCTAGCCATACATTCCTCTACTACAGTGCTGTGATTACTTACTTGGGTTTCCCCTGCAGGACTGAGAGTGTGTGGACCACCGTCCCAGAAGTGTTTGTAAGTCTGGGGAAGGACTGTGGTCCATTTTCCTAAGGTCCTTTCATAGCTAGTAAATAAGGGGGATTTCTCCTGTTGATGCAAGTGTTCCTGTTCCTAAAGTACTTAAGTAGCATGGTTGTTTTGGTCATTTAATCATCTAAGAAAAAACTGACATGTAAACATTTATATTTCTTGCTGGAATGCTAAAGATATATGGTTTAGGGGTACATGTAGCTGGTAACTATAGTTTCAGAAACAACTTTTTGAAAGATGGTTGAAAATCTTCTGACATGTGCTTTTAATAGGGAGGCAGCTCCTTGCAGTACAGTGTAGCATGTGTAGAACTTTGGCTAATACAAATGTTCTTTGTAAGTGTACCTTAGGGTAGAGTGATTTCAAAACAGTTACTCTTGTCAGAAGAAAATGGAAGTCTAGCTAGAATGTACTGAGTTTCGAACTTCAAGTAACCATAAAATGTTAGGAAGTTGCCATATCAGTTTTATTTAAACTTGTTCCATGTtagatttcttaaactttcagTGCTTGCTTGGGTGTATTCTTGGCAATCTCTGAGACTTTTTTAGTTTTATATGTTTGTtttgatgaattaaaaaaaaactaatgtaAGCATTATTTTGGATTATGGGATACTCACTGTAGGACCAGGTCTGCCATGCTATTTCAAAAATGCCTGCTTTCTACGTTCTGCCATCATATTGCTCCCAGATGTTgccttaatttatttaatatgtaaTGTATTCAATTTTTAAGGCATTGTTTCTCAGAATTCAATGTGTGAATGAATTCTCAGAGAAATATTGATACAGTGtaaggaagtttttaaaaagggaccagtagaagagaaattaaaaactttttatttttaaaaagttaacttttAACTAGAGAGATAATATCAAATAGGGAAGGGTAGAGATGGAACATATATTTAGAAATCtaaagttatatacatatatgctgctgctgctgctgcgtcacttcagtcgtgtcagactgtgcgaccccatagacggcagcccatcaggctccactgtccctgggattctccaggcaagaacactggagtgggttgccatttccttctccagtgcatgaaagtgaaaagtgaaagtgaagtcactcagttgtatctgactcttagataccccatgtactgcagcccaccaggctcctccgtccatgggattctccagggaagagtactggagtggggtgccatatatatatatgtaaacttgAACAAGTAAATCTGTGAAGTCAGAGTTACCACTTTGTTCTGAATACATGTCATAGCTGACTGGGTCAGcctcttttctttgaaggagtgGTGGTCCAGAAGGTTGATCTAATTTACATCAGATGTTTCAGATGAATTCCAAGTTTGTTTTCTTGAATGTAACGTGTAGTGTTTTTTATTGTTTGGATGCACTGCagggcatgcaagatcttagtttcccaaccagagttcaaaccgtgccccctgcagtggcagcacagaagcttaaccactggaccaccagggaagtcctaatttcCACATTTTTGCTCCTTGAACAATATTTATTAACTCTACTCCtacctggagcttccctggtagactCCTACCTGATGCTGGTATCTGAGTTACAACAACAAATAGGGTGATGTTGGAGATATCCTTAGAAGAGTCAGTGGGGATTTACCTGGCTGAGAACTATGAGAAAGGTTTTTGAGAGGGTGTGGCACAGacgttaaagcgtctgtctgcattacaggagacccaggttcaatccctgggttgggaagattccctggagaaggaaatggcagcccactccagtattcttgcctggaaaatcccatggagggaggaggagcatggtaggctaccgtccatggggtcgcaaagagtcggacacgactgagcgacttcactttcactttcagtaggtACAGAAACAGTACTTGGGAAGCAGTGTAGGATTTGTGGAGAGAGTTGGGTCAAGAGCATGTTCAGTAAGTGTTTATTGAATGCCTGCTATCTGTTAAGTAGGCAGTGGGGATAGAATAGTTTGGAAGATTAGTAAGAGGTAATAGCATTGAGATAATGGGGACCAGATCATATAGGAGTTTATAGGCTGTTATAAAGGCTTTGAATTTCACTTTTGAGAGAAACGGAGAGCTACTAGGTGGTTTTAAGCAGAGCAGTAACATCATTTAGCATAAGGTTTTACAGGGTGACTGGCTGTTGAGTGGACACTGGGGATTATAGTAGAAGCAGGCAGATCATTTAGAAAACTACTGTAGTAATCTAGGTGGAATGATGGTGGCTTGGATTAGGCAGTAGCAATGGAGAGGTGAAAACTCTTCAAATTCTCCATACATTTTGAAGGTAGGGTAACAGAGTGGATGTGGAGTGTTAAAATAATGACCGCAAGGCTTTAGGCTTGAACAACAGAGAAATGGAGTTGTCATAACTGAGAAGGAGACTGTAGATAGaacagggtttttttgttgttgtttctttgtcttctcttttcGGAGTGGGGAGTGAAAATTCATGTCTTTAACCTTTTCATCTTGAAATAATTGTAAATTCGCTTGCAgttgtaaaaaaataaagtacagaaattctGTGTACCCTTTACCCAGTTTTTCTCAGTGATAGTACCCTGCAAACCTGTAGTGCAGTAGACACTGATATTGATGCAGTCAAGATGCAGAGCACTTCCATCACCGTAAGGACTTCTTCTGTGGCTCTTTAAAGTCACCCTCACTTTTCCCCTAGCCCTACTCCCTCCTGAATTCCTGGCAGCCGCtaatcttttctatttctgtaatcTTGTCATTTTGTGCATGCAACgtatggaatcatataatatgtagctTTTGGGAGTTGGCTGGTTTTACCTAGTATAATTCTTGGGAGATGCATCTGAGTTGTTTCATGTGtcaatagtttgttcctttttattgctgagtaatgtTTCTTGGCATGTATGTGTACTTCAGTTGTTAACCATTCATCTATTGAAGGACatctgagttgtttccagtttttggctattgtgaataaggctgctataaacatttatgcAAAGATTCTTATGTGAACATAAGTGTTCGTTTCTCTAGGGTAAATGCCCAGGACTGTAACTGCCGGGTCATGTGGTGGTCGCACATTtagtttaagaaactgccaaactgttttctgaaATGGTTGTCACATGTTATGTAGCCATAGCAAAATGTGAGTGATCTTGTTACCCTGtgtccttgccaacatttgacatggtcattattttttattttagccattctgataggtgtatgATGATATCTCATTGAGATTTAACTTGCATTTTGGTAGtggttagcatcttttcatgtacttgtttgccatctgtatactCTTTTTGGTGAAATGTCTCTCTATGTCTTTTGTCCATGTtctaattgggttgtttgcttttcacttttgagTTGTCATAATCCTTCATGTATTCTGGATACTAGTCCTTTGTTGGGTATGGGGCTTACAGATACTTCTTCCACTTGGTAGCATGTCTTGTCTTCCTCACGAAAGTCTTTCACTGaacaaaagctttaaaattttgaCGGAATCCAGTTTATGGGTTTTCCTTTTATGTATTGTGTTTTTGGTCTAAGAATTTATCTAGTCCACGATTCTGAAGATTTTGTTGGAGGTCTTTTCCTAAAATCTgtgtagtttttttaaaaaaaatgattattttaatggATTTATGTAAGCTTTGGTGGTGGTGGGTCCTcgctgctgcgtgtgggctttctcgggttgtggtgtgtgggcttctctcgtggggcacaggctccaggcgcGTGGGCTgagtagttgaggcacatgggcttagctgctccacggcacgtggggtcttcctggacctgggattgaacccatgtcccctgcatttggagcTGGATTCTTATCCagtataccaccagggaagcccctaaaatctGTGTAGTTTTACATTTAAACTTGTGATCCatgttttagttaatttttgcAAAAGGTGTGAGTCTTAGGCCAAGGTTAATTTAGCTTGTTAGATTACATTGATTTTTGAGTATTGAGGCGATCTTGCATCTCTGAAATAAACCTTATTAATCATGGAGTATGATTTTATATATcggtgatttcttttttctttttttggttgttccACGTGGTTTGTGGTATCtcagtttcccagccagggattgaacctgggcagtGAAAGCTTGGACTCCTAACCACTAGGTCACCAGGGAACTTTATATTGCTGGtttctatttgttaatattttgttaagaatttttgcatttctgttcatGAAGGATACCaatatgtgattttctttttctgtagtgCCTTTGGTTTTGGTTTCAGGAGCTTCATAAAAGGAATCATGAAGTGTTCCTCCACAGGTCTCTGGAGGAGGTTGTATAGAATTGATGTTAACTCTTTAttaaacatttggtagaattctccagtgaaattTTCCAGTGAATTCTCCATTCTCATGTGGGCTAGGATATTTAATTTTggggaattttaaaattaagaattcagtttctttaatagTTAAAGGGCTAGTCAGATTATGTATTTCATATGTGGTAAGTTGTACTTTGGGTTTTTAAGATTCTGGTCTTAAACTTTCTCTTTTAGTTGCTTTTCATGACATTGCTCTGACAGGGGAGGTGGGGGTTGGTGCACATTACTTGCAGTTAAAGCTAGACACCTAGGGTCTCTGCTTGATCTGCGTTGAGCCTTAAGGACAGTGGTGGTCCTGGTAGCTCTGGGCAGAGGTGGGAGTTTCGGCTCCTCTTGTTGCCTGCACTGATGTGTTGGTGGGGACAGCCTCGTTACTGCTGGGCCATGGCTAAAGTCTTGACTGTCCACTAGGCCTCCTCTGACACATCCTTCTATGGAGGTGAAGGGGCACCTCAGTGCAGCTTGGTCACGGGGTAATCTAGCTTCCCCACTTGGTCTTTGCTGTGAGTGGAGAGTGGTGCTCTTTGGAGAGAGTAAGAGCAGTCGtctaaaagttttctttcttgctaGGCTGCCTCTCTCCTGATCTTCTGGCAAGAGAGCAGGCTTTTTTGGGGGCCTGTTTTGTCCATACTCTTGGGTGTTTCCAGGTTACTGCATTCTTCAGCTCCAACTCTGGAATACATGAGGTAAAAAGAAAATTCGGGATAGTCAACTCTGGGTTGTTTCTCAGGTCCTGAGGTCTCTGATCGCTCTGCCTTATTCTTTCCACCTTTcactgttgtgttattttctatgttattttctaggaagagttttatttgtttttagtggGAAGAATAGGGAAAATTACATTTACTCCATCTTCCTAGCAGTGAAAGTCAGAATTTCATTTTGAACCTGTTAATTTGAATGACAAATCTAAGTGGACATGTCGGGTAGACAGTTGGACTTCTGAGCTGAGAGTTCTGGTAGTTTGTGGACCTTCTCTTTTGAGGGCTTCATTTTTCTGAGATAAGTCAGGAAGCTATATTAGCCTTTGACAATGAGGAGAACAGAAAAGGTTTTAGAAGTTTGAGGACAGAGCAAACTGTGAATGGTCTACTAAGAGAGTAGAAGGGTAAACAGGCTAGGAAAACACAGTATAATTGCTGAGAGTGTAACATGTGCATCTGAATTTGGGTGttgcatttaaaatgaaataaaaaaatgaaaaatagaaaatgaaatattcatcAGATAACAGTTGCCTTGCCAGATAGTAAGAACTTAAGCAGCATAAGAGACCTGTTGCATTTCATAGCCTGCCAccgtaagaaaaagaaagaacagagaggGATCTGACTTTAGGTCACGATGGCAAAGTCCATACAGCGCTTGTGCCCCCTGTTCTAATTTCACAAAGGTTGGATTTCACTACCGGCAGAACAGAAAGGTGACTAATCCTAGTTTAGTGAAAAATAGAGGTGTATTTCCTTTTAGCTTGGTGCAGATAAATTTGGAGATTTCAGtgtaacatttctttctttacttgTTTTAGTTCAATTACAGATTGAGTCATTGAGCCAGCCCGTACTCAAGTCAGATGTTTCTACTCCAAATACGAATGCTTTAACAAATGAAAACCAAACCACACCTGCTTTCCAAACCAGCACCACTCTCCCTCCCACAACTAGTACAGAAAAAAGTGGAGTGGCGTCCGTGTCCCCTCATCCCTTGCCTACTACTTCTCTGTCCCAAGAGGAAGGTGATAACAATGAAGATCCTAGCATAGAGGAGGAGGATCTTCTCACACTGAACAGTTCTCCGTCCACTGCCAAAGACACTCTGGACAACGGGGATTACGGAGAACCAGACTATGACTGGACCACCAGCCCCCGGGATGATGAGTCCAGTGAAGCCTTGGAAGAAAACAGGGGCTACGTGGAAATTGAACAGTCAGAGAGACCTTTTAAAACCCCACCCTCAAATATAGAAGAGGAAGatagccatttctttttccaccttattatttttgctttttgtattgCTATTGTTTATATTACATATCACAACAAAAGGAAGGTAAGTTTGAGATTTTTTCACCCCCTCTAGTTGCCCTCTGTTGTCTCAGTCATACTTCTTGTTGATGCTTTCGCTTATTCAGaggtttttttccctcttttagtCAGGTTTCAGTTGATGGTAAAATATTGTGGTATCTCATCAGCTTGTATGTCTGTGTGGATTTTTAACAAATGACAGAATACTTTACTGcatgtgaatgagtgagtgaaagttgctcagtcatgtctgactctttgcgacccccatggactatgcagtccatgaaattctccaggccagggtaccggagtgggtagcctttcctttctccagggatcgaacccaggttttccacattgcaggtggattctttaccatttgaaccacaagggaagtccaagaatactggagtgggtagcctatcccttctccagtggaccttcccaacccaggcattgaaccgggggcttccctggtggcgtagAGGGtaaaagcatccgcctgcaatgcggcagacctgggttcaatccctgagtcgggaagatctctggagaaggaaatggcaccccactccagcactgttgcctggaaaatcccatggacggaggagcctgataggctgcagtccatggggttgcaaagagtcggacacgcctgagtgacttcactttcactttctcctgcattgcaggcagattctttaccaactgagctatcaggggagcctactacatgtgctttttaaaaaaagaagccaatTGATTTTGAGCAAAACCAAAGCCccgatgattttttttaaaggttttatgtCTTAATTTGGTATTGCACCTTCATTGGGAGTGCTTGTGGAGAGAGATGTTAATTTAGGACTTATGATTTATTTACATTGAAGTTAATGTTATTTTGATAACTTTTTCCCCTGGTTGTTAAAGTATTAGATGTCTTTTTTAGGGACGcagaaaaatgtagaaaagaaaatataagctaCTACCCAAAGCTGAGCATTATAAACATTTTGGTATATTTCTGGCTTGTAAATGTGTgtatgattcagatatatatgtgtatgctaataatttttaaatgaacttgacttcatatatagttttatatcttGCCTTTTACCTAA encodes:
- the C7H5orf15 gene encoding keratinocyte-associated transmembrane protein 2, giving the protein MAAAARRRMSGAEQANLLPRPGVQVPGGLARPLVLALLLASAIMPSVQLQIESLSQPVLKSDVSTPNTNALTNENQTTPAFQTSTTLPPTTSTEKSGVASVSPHPLPTTSLSQEEGDNNEDPSIEEEDLLTLNSSPSTAKDTLDNGDYGEPDYDWTTSPRDDESSEALEENRGYVEIEQSERPFKTPPSNIEEEDSHFFFHLIIFAFCIAIVYITYHNKRKIFLLVQSRKWRDGFCSKTVEYHRLDQNVNEAMPSLKITNDYIF